A stretch of DNA from Spirosoma endbachense:
CGCCGACAGGGTGGAAATTATAAAAAACCTGAACGTTTTTCTCAAAATAATAAATGCCAAGTTGATGGAGTAATGTTGATTTACCTTCACCTCCTGCACTCGTAATAATGCAGGCACTTTCGCCTTCCAAGTGGTCAATGATATGGTCCTGGCGATCACGTTTAAATGTAAATTTTTTTATTAGTGGCCAGACTGGATCATGACCTTCATAATATTTTTTAACATAATCGATTTCAATAGGTCGAAAATCTGCGGACGTCAGTTGTTGCCAAATACCTTCCTGAGCGGTACTAATTGGCTGCTCATTTTTCAGGGTTTTTATTTCTGTTAAAATCGTTTTCTGAATCTCTTCAAAATAGGCCGGAATTTTGCCATAGGTTTCTATAAAATCATCATTAAGTTCATGCACCAGGTTGGTCAATTGATTAACATCCGTCTTTACGTCCGCCAGCCATTCCAACTGAATGATGGTTCGCAGCCGTTCGTTGGTTTTAACATACTCATGAAAATAGTCGCACATTACGTCAAAGACTGTCAAATTTTTACCATTATCTGCCCATCCTTCCAGCACAGCTCGGCGAAAGTCTTTAGGGAGAACGCGCGCGTATTTTCGACTCCGCAAATGAGCCTCTAATTCCCGTAGTAGTTCATCCAGTACGTGCTGTCGAATGGATTCAGCGGCATTTCGATGAATTTCAGTTGCAGATTGGCTAAAATTTAGATGAATTACCTCGCTCACTGCGATCGAATTTGGAATGTAGCTATCGTCTTTGAAACGATACAATTCTGCATCCAGGTAATCGATAATTAGCCGATAGGCTGCATCAGCTTCCCAATAAGCGCCTTCCTGGTCGCCCGGTTCGAATTTCCACTGAGATCTTCCCCACCGGGCGGCCTGCAACCCGGCTTCAAGGTGACTCTGACGTACTGCTTTCTGAATGTCATGATTAATGGGAATACTGCGCTGACTCAGTACGGACTGAAGTTTATCGAGTCGTTTTTGGGCAGCGCCCTTTAGTCTATCCTGGGTAAAACCAATGATAGCATCAGCATAATAGACGCCTACGAAAGCGAGGGCCGTTTCTACGATTGGCATGGTGTGAATACGTGATTAATCGTAAGATAAATAGTTATACTATAGACTGGCAAAGAATCGCTACGGTAAATTGGTATATCCCTAACAAATTGCTGGCGAGGAGGTACAATACCTTACATTAAAGTATGAAGAGTTATAAACCTAACTATAGTATTGTGCCTGCCGACATCCTTGATCTGAGTGCAACAGATCAACTAATGTTAGAGACTGTGTCTGGTATATTGCACTGTTTGATAATCTTATAAAATTAGGTGTCAAGATCATAATTTGCTTTCAATGAAAGCTTTATTCCAGAATTGTCTACCCAAAAAACCGTTCGTTTAAACCTCCGAATAACAAGTTGACTGCTTTGGGTAAAAAAGGGAATCGTACGGCTTCTGACCAATATGCACAAACCTGGTTGATGACGCGCTCTAAACCTGATTGAGCTTCTGATTTAAAAACGACCACCATCCTCATAGCAACAGTTAACATGCAGATCGGTTAATAAACCCGACCAGACCACAACGCATCCGTATTGAGGGAAGTACGGTTTGGCCCTTGCTGAGCTATTCATTGTTTTGTAAGTTTAAACCCTTTGAATAAGCCCAAAACCCCGCCTTATGAATCACTCAACCAGTACTCTCATTGTCGGCGCGGGCCCCTTTGGCCTTGGCCTGGCCGCTTATTTACAGCGACGTGGCTATGCTTACCAAGTCGTTGGCAAACCCATGGAGTTCTGGAAACAACATATGCCTCAGGGAATGTTACTCCGCTCAAATGCTAACTGGTACATCGATCCTGATCATAGATGGACCATCGACGCTTTCCTGACTTTGCATGATCCATGCCGGCTGCCGACGACACCCATTTCAAGGGAGCACTATATTGCCTATGTGGACTGGTTCCGCAAACAGGCCGGCATCCCCGTCATACCAGCCTATGTCCAGCATTTACATCAGAAGGATGGCTCATTTACCGCCGAGTTAGCTAATGGCCATACCATTCAGGCCCAAAATGTCGTGCTGGCTACAGGCTTCGAGCATTTTGCCTGTTATCCCCCTGAGCTGGTAGCCCTATTACCAGCGGGCTGTTTTCAACATAGCTGCGATGCGGTTACTATGAGCGACTATCGGGGTAAGCGGGTTTTACTGATTGGTGGCCGACAGAGTGCCTTCGAGTCGGCCGCTTTACTGCGGGAAGCCGGTGCCCAGCAGGTTCACATCAGTTACCGTCACGAAACGCCCCGCTTTGAGGAAGCAAATTGGTCCTGGGTCGAAACGATTGTCGAGCAAATGGCTGGCCAACCGGACTGGTTTAGCCGCTTATCAGCCCAGCAACAGCAGCAGTATCGCTATAAGCTATGGGCAGAGGGACGACTGAAGGTAGAACCTTGGCTTGAAAAGCGTATTTATCAGCCTGAGATTAGCCTCTACCCGCGCACGGAGGTCGTATGGGTAAGCCAACAAACGGATCATTCGCTTCGGATAGGCTTAAGTTCTACTCAGCAGCTGGCTATAGATGCGGTCATCCTGGCAACAGGTTACCAGGTCGATGTATCTCGCTTACCCTTCCTCTCGGGATCAATTCAGGCAGCATTGAACACCTTAAATGGATTTCCCTTACTGGATCACCAGTTTCAAAGCAGCGTTCCAGGCTTGTACTTCAGCAGCTTTGCTGCCGGTCAAAGCTTTGGCCCCTTTTTTGGTTT
This window harbors:
- a CDS encoding P-loop NTPase — translated: MPIVETALAFVGVYYADAIIGFTQDRLKGAAQKRLDKLQSVLSQRSIPINHDIQKAVRQSHLEAGLQAARWGRSQWKFEPGDQEGAYWEADAAYRLIIDYLDAELYRFKDDSYIPNSIAVSEVIHLNFSQSATEIHRNAAESIRQHVLDELLRELEAHLRSRKYARVLPKDFRRAVLEGWADNGKNLTVFDVMCDYFHEYVKTNERLRTIIQLEWLADVKTDVNQLTNLVHELNDDFIETYGKIPAYFEEIQKTILTEIKTLKNEQPISTAQEGIWQQLTSADFRPIEIDYVKKYYEGHDPVWPLIKKFTFKRDRQDHIIDHLEGESACIITSAGGEGKSTLLHQLGIYYFEKNVQVFYNFHPVGDVDTAIAEKAIRQDTVLIIDHAEQVLNLPALLIKAAYNRRLKVILASRKNE
- a CDS encoding NAD(P)-binding domain-containing protein: MNHSTSTLIVGAGPFGLGLAAYLQRRGYAYQVVGKPMEFWKQHMPQGMLLRSNANWYIDPDHRWTIDAFLTLHDPCRLPTTPISREHYIAYVDWFRKQAGIPVIPAYVQHLHQKDGSFTAELANGHTIQAQNVVLATGFEHFACYPPELVALLPAGCFQHSCDAVTMSDYRGKRVLLIGGRQSAFESAALLREAGAQQVHISYRHETPRFEEANWSWVETIVEQMAGQPDWFSRLSAQQQQQYRYKLWAEGRLKVEPWLEKRIYQPEISLYPRTEVVWVSQQTDHSLRIGLSSTQQLAIDAVILATGYQVDVSRLPFLSGSIQAALNTLNGFPLLDHQFQSSVPGLYFSSFAAGQSFGPFFGFTVGVRTAAHLIGQALVASTA